Proteins encoded in a region of the Paucibacter sediminis genome:
- a CDS encoding M16 family metallopeptidase yields MKLLRITLALSLGLVGGALSAQGLKPVTAVEGITEYRLPNGLQVLLAPDASKPSTTVNVTYRVGSKHENYGETGMAHLLEHLIFKGSPKYKNPWAEFSKRGLRANGSTWLDRTNYFASFAANEENLKWYLEWQADAMVHSNIARKDLDTEMTVVRNEMEMGENNPGNIVFERLLATMYQWHNYGKSTIGARADVENVDIPRLQGFYRSYYQPDNATLIVSGKFDTAKVLGWVQQSFGALPAPKRKLPHFYTVDPVQDGERSVTVRRLGGVASATAAYHVPAGPHPDYAAVEVLNLILTEPPAGRLHKQLVENTKLASSVSAFSMALAEPGFMMVGADIAPDASLDEMNREMLKVIEGLAQNPITAEELKRAQQRWLNRWEQQFSDPEQVGTALSETVSQGDWRMFFLLRDRIKALKLEDVQRVANERLIQANRTLAQYIPTDKALRAPAPALVKVDEQMKSFVPAAAQAAVAAFEATPANIDKLTQTSTLANGLKLALLPKPTRGEAVQGFLTLRYGDADSLRGQRAAAEALAYVLDKGTATLDRQQLRDKLDSLKVELQIQPGPDQVTVAWVTKRQHAAEAARLIAQILRQPRLAPETLEEVRAQMLSSIKAQRDEPEAMAETSVALALNGDYPPGDVRLARTFEQMTADAQGVSIEQLRAFHQRFYGANHAEFAAVGDFDAAALKQAVSEALGDWRSQADYQRVPFPSVAKPGKLSLVPAPDKQNAVLAGRMPLALNDEQADYPAVALANYLLGSGGDSRLWKRIREKDGLSYGVWSYLMWGQKDLNSPWNVGAIFAPQNRAKVEQALREEVARALKDGYSQAELDAGKQAMLNARRLGRAQDAGLVRALAGNQFLGRTMAKSQQVDDAIAKLTLEQVNGALRKYFKLEDFQLVFVGDFK; encoded by the coding sequence ATGAAACTGCTACGCATCACCCTGGCCCTGAGCCTTGGCCTGGTCGGCGGCGCGCTCAGCGCCCAGGGGCTCAAGCCCGTCACCGCCGTCGAAGGCATCACCGAGTACCGCCTGCCCAACGGCCTGCAGGTGCTGCTGGCGCCCGATGCCTCCAAGCCCAGCACCACGGTGAACGTGACCTACCGGGTCGGCTCCAAGCATGAGAACTATGGCGAGACGGGCATGGCCCACTTGCTGGAGCACCTGATCTTCAAGGGCTCGCCCAAGTACAAGAATCCCTGGGCCGAGTTCAGCAAGCGCGGCCTGCGCGCCAACGGCTCCACCTGGCTGGACCGCACCAACTACTTCGCCAGCTTTGCCGCCAACGAAGAGAACCTGAAGTGGTATCTCGAATGGCAGGCCGACGCGATGGTGCACAGCAATATCGCCCGCAAGGATCTCGACACCGAAATGACGGTGGTACGCAACGAGATGGAGATGGGCGAGAACAACCCCGGCAACATCGTGTTCGAGCGCCTCTTGGCCACCATGTACCAGTGGCACAACTACGGCAAGAGCACCATCGGCGCGCGCGCCGACGTCGAGAACGTCGACATCCCACGCCTGCAGGGCTTCTACCGCAGCTATTACCAGCCCGACAACGCCACCCTGATCGTCTCCGGCAAGTTCGATACCGCCAAGGTGCTCGGCTGGGTGCAGCAGAGCTTTGGCGCCCTGCCCGCACCGAAGCGCAAGCTGCCGCATTTCTACACCGTGGACCCGGTGCAGGACGGCGAGCGCAGCGTCACCGTGCGCCGCCTGGGCGGCGTGGCCAGCGCCACCGCGGCCTACCATGTGCCGGCCGGCCCGCACCCGGACTATGCGGCGGTGGAGGTGCTCAACCTGATCCTCACCGAGCCGCCCGCCGGCCGCCTGCACAAGCAGCTGGTGGAGAACACCAAGCTGGCCTCCTCGGTGAGCGCCTTCAGCATGGCGCTGGCCGAGCCCGGCTTCATGATGGTGGGCGCCGACATCGCCCCCGATGCCTCGCTGGACGAGATGAACCGCGAGATGCTCAAGGTCATCGAGGGCCTGGCGCAGAACCCCATCACGGCCGAGGAACTCAAGCGCGCCCAGCAGCGCTGGCTGAACCGCTGGGAGCAGCAGTTCTCCGATCCCGAGCAGGTCGGCACCGCGCTCTCCGAGACCGTCAGCCAGGGCGACTGGCGCATGTTCTTCCTGCTGCGCGACCGCATCAAGGCGCTCAAGCTGGAGGACGTGCAGCGCGTCGCCAACGAACGCCTGATCCAGGCCAACCGCACGCTGGCCCAGTACATCCCCACCGACAAGGCGCTGCGAGCGCCCGCGCCCGCGCTGGTGAAGGTGGACGAGCAGATGAAGAGCTTCGTGCCCGCGGCGGCGCAGGCTGCGGTGGCGGCCTTCGAGGCCACGCCGGCCAATATCGACAAGCTCACCCAGACCAGCACCCTCGCCAATGGTCTCAAGCTGGCGCTGCTGCCCAAGCCCACGCGCGGCGAAGCGGTGCAGGGCTTCCTGACCCTGCGCTACGGCGATGCCGACAGCCTGCGCGGCCAGCGTGCCGCCGCCGAGGCGCTGGCCTATGTGCTGGACAAGGGCACCGCCACACTGGACCGCCAGCAGCTGCGCGACAAGCTCGACAGCCTCAAGGTCGAGCTGCAGATCCAGCCCGGCCCCGACCAGGTGACGGTGGCCTGGGTCACCAAGCGCCAGCATGCCGCCGAGGCCGCCAGGCTGATCGCGCAGATCCTGCGCCAGCCGCGCCTCGCGCCCGAGACCCTCGAAGAGGTGCGCGCCCAGATGCTCTCCAGCATCAAGGCACAGCGCGACGAACCCGAGGCGATGGCCGAGACCAGCGTGGCGCTGGCCCTCAACGGCGACTACCCGCCCGGCGACGTGCGCCTGGCCCGCACTTTCGAGCAGATGACGGCCGACGCCCAGGGCGTCAGCATCGAGCAGCTGCGCGCCTTCCACCAGCGCTTCTACGGCGCCAACCACGCCGAGTTCGCGGCCGTGGGCGACTTCGATGCCGCAGCCCTCAAGCAGGCGGTGAGCGAGGCGCTGGGCGACTGGCGCTCGCAGGCCGACTACCAGCGTGTGCCCTTCCCGAGCGTGGCCAAGCCCGGCAAGCTGAGCCTGGTGCCGGCGCCCGACAAGCAGAACGCGGTGCTGGCCGGCCGCATGCCGCTGGCGCTCAACGACGAACAGGCCGACTACCCGGCCGTGGCCCTGGCCAACTACCTGCTGGGCAGCGGCGGCGATTCGCGCCTGTGGAAGCGCATCCGCGAGAAGGACGGCCTGAGCTACGGCGTCTGGTCCTACCTGATGTGGGGCCAGAAGGACCTCAACTCGCCCTGGAACGTCGGCGCCATCTTCGCGCCGCAGAACCGCGCCAAGGTCGAGCAGGCGCTGCGCGAGGAAGTGGCCCGCGCCCTCAAGGACGGCTACAGCCAGGCCGAGCTCGATGCCGGCAAGCAGGCCATGCTGAACGCACGCCGCCTCGGCCGCGCGCAGGACGCCGGCCTGGTGCGCGCACTCGCCGGCAACCAGTTCCTCGGCCGCACCATGGCCAAATCGCAGCAGGTCGACGACGCCATTGCCAAGCTGACGCTGGAGCAGGTGAACGGCGCGCTGCGCAAGTACTTCAAGCTGGAAGACTTCCAGCTCGTGTTCGTGGGCGACTTCAAGTAA
- a CDS encoding site-2 protease family protein, whose protein sequence is MIKLLLLLFSGLKFGKLLASGGSMLISVAVYAWIYGWRYAVGFVTLLFVHEMGHYLAARHKGLNVGAPTFIPFVGAWIELKDLPHDAQTEAYVGLGGPLLGTVGAVLVYFAARNWHVDWLLAVAYSGFFLNLFNLIPLSPFDGGRITAVLSPRIWFLGVPMLVALFLWRPSPMLILIAIMAWPQLWKAWKYRSDSPEAQSYYAVPAAVKWEYGSYYLALAGFLAVMTHDVHEMLTNALPH, encoded by the coding sequence ATGATCAAGCTCCTGCTGCTGCTGTTCTCGGGCCTGAAGTTCGGCAAGCTGCTCGCCTCCGGCGGCAGCATGCTGATCTCGGTGGCCGTCTATGCCTGGATCTATGGCTGGCGCTATGCGGTGGGTTTCGTGACCCTGCTGTTCGTGCACGAGATGGGGCATTACCTCGCTGCGCGGCACAAAGGCCTGAATGTCGGCGCCCCCACCTTCATCCCCTTTGTGGGCGCCTGGATCGAGTTGAAGGACCTGCCCCACGATGCCCAGACCGAGGCCTATGTGGGCCTGGGCGGGCCGCTGCTGGGCACGGTGGGCGCGGTGCTGGTCTATTTCGCGGCGCGTAACTGGCATGTCGACTGGCTGCTGGCGGTGGCCTACAGCGGCTTCTTCCTGAACCTCTTCAACCTGATCCCGCTCTCGCCCTTCGACGGCGGCCGCATCACCGCGGTGCTCTCGCCGCGCATCTGGTTCCTCGGCGTGCCGATGCTGGTGGCGCTGTTCCTCTGGCGGCCCAGCCCGATGCTGATCCTGATCGCCATCATGGCCTGGCCGCAGCTCTGGAAGGCCTGGAAGTACCGCAGCGACAGCCCCGAGGCGCAAAGCTATTACGCCGTGCCTGCCGCGGTGAAATGGGAATACGGCAGCTACTACCTGGCGCTGGCCGGCTTCCTGGCGGTGATGACGCACGACGTGCACGAGATGCTGACGAACGCCCTGCCGCACTGA
- a CDS encoding DUF2167 domain-containing protein: MNSNNKRWPALLAAIMLGCVGLLARAQAPAAEDPKQVFAESMQAGQPGPKDIALGGQAVLKLPAGRVFIGQPQAARLMRAMGNPGDYSELLGLVFPSGDAPWFATLRFEPAGYIKDDEARDWNADELLKSYREGTEASNEERQKLGMAALEIVGWAEKPAYAADTHRLVWAMSSRHKGAAEGEAQGVNYNTYALGREGYLSLNLVTGLKELPQHKGDAQDLLGALEFLDGKRYTDFNASTDKVAEYGLAALVLGVGAKKLGLLAVVFAFVAKFAKIIFIAVLAFGGAIARFFGRKSKA; encoded by the coding sequence ATGAACAGCAACAACAAGCGCTGGCCTGCGCTGCTGGCCGCCATCATGCTCGGCTGCGTCGGCCTGCTGGCCCGCGCGCAGGCGCCCGCGGCCGAAGATCCCAAGCAGGTCTTCGCCGAATCGATGCAGGCCGGCCAGCCCGGCCCCAAGGACATTGCCCTGGGCGGCCAGGCGGTGCTGAAGCTGCCCGCCGGCCGGGTCTTCATCGGCCAGCCGCAGGCGGCCAGGCTGATGCGCGCGATGGGCAACCCGGGCGATTACAGCGAGTTGCTGGGCCTGGTGTTCCCGAGCGGGGATGCGCCCTGGTTTGCCACGCTGCGCTTCGAGCCGGCCGGCTATATCAAGGACGACGAGGCCAGGGACTGGAATGCCGACGAGCTGCTGAAGAGCTACCGCGAGGGCACCGAGGCCTCCAACGAGGAACGCCAGAAGCTGGGCATGGCGGCGCTGGAAATCGTCGGCTGGGCCGAGAAGCCCGCCTATGCGGCCGACACCCACCGCCTGGTCTGGGCGATGAGCTCACGCCACAAGGGCGCGGCGGAGGGCGAGGCCCAGGGCGTCAACTACAACACCTATGCGCTGGGCCGCGAGGGCTATCTGAGCCTCAATCTGGTGACCGGGCTGAAGGAGTTGCCGCAGCACAAGGGCGATGCGCAGGATCTGCTGGGCGCGCTGGAGTTCCTCGACGGCAAGCGCTACACGGACTTCAACGCCTCCACCGACAAGGTGGCGGAATACGGCCTCGCCGCCCTGGTGCTGGGCGTGGGCGCCAAGAAGCTGGGCCTGCTGGCGGTGGTCTTCGCCTTCGTGGCCAAGTTCGCCAAGATCATCTTCATCGCGGTGCTGGCCTTCGGCGGCGCGATCGCCAGGTTCTTCGGCAGGAAGTCCAAGGCCTAG
- a CDS encoding indolepyruvate ferredoxin oxidoreductase family protein produces MNAPLPEHILRALEKVTLDDKYALEHGRAFMSGVQALVRLPMLQRTRDAMAGLNTAGFVSGYRGSPLGGYDQALQAAKKHLAKQNIVFQPGVNEELGATAVWGTQQLDLFPEKNKFDGVFGIWYGKGPGVDRSIDVFKHANMAGTAKHGGVIAVAGDDHIAKSSTAAHQSDHVFKAAGFPVFFPSSVQDILDMGLHAIAMSRFSGLWSGMKTIQEIVESSASVSVDPDRVKIIIPTDFPMPEGGLHIRWPDPPLDQEARMMDHKWYAALAYVRANKLNYNVIESKQDRFGLIASGKAYNDTRQALHDLGLDDDTCRRLGIRLHKVNVVWPLEASITRDFADGLQEILVVEEKRQVIEYQVKEQLYNWRPDVRPHVLGKFDDDAEGGMGGEWGLPNPSKNWLLRPQADLTPAIIARAIAKRLKKLGVDAEVAARLDARVAIIDAKENALKAEAQTAGGADRTPWFCSGCPHNTSTRVPEGSRAVAGIGCHYMVSWMPGRNTATFTQMGGEGVPWVGQSAFTNEKHIFANLGDGTYFHSGLLAIRQSIAAGVNITYKVLYNDAVAMTGGQQVGERAEGHTVLQIMQSLTSEGVAKLVIVTDEPSKYNGVSLLAGVTVHHRDELDAIQRQFREIPGTTAIIYDQTCATEKRRRRKRGKLVDPAKRVVINELVCEGCGDCSVQSNCLSVEPLETDFGRKRQINQNTCNKDYSCVKGFCPSFVTVEGGELKKPKKESRRSPFDTALPAIPLPNVPNADKAWGIVVAGVGGTGVITIGQLLGMAAHLEGKGVITQDAAGLAQKGGATWSHIQIANHADDIHCTKVGTAEADLVIACDSIVAANKASLAVMREGRTFVALNTHGSPTATLVNNADWSFPGAACEAAVGKAVGQQGLGMFDAEEVAVKLLGDSLYTNPLMLGYAWQKGRVPLSYQALMRAIELNNVQIDNNKAAFEWGRRCAVDLAAVQGLYAATQVINIIKRPGVDELVAKRVEFLTDYQNAAYAEQYKAFVEKVRAVEGKLNSTKLTEAVARYLFKLMAYKDEYEVARLHTDAKFLNKIAAQFEGDYKLVHHLAPPLLAKKNEKGELVKQQMGAWVRPAFGILAKLKGLRGTALDIFGRTEERKMERALIGEYRESIEAILAKGLTAERLALATEIARIPEEIRGYGHVKERHLHAAKAKWQTLMGQWRAA; encoded by the coding sequence ATGAATGCACCGCTACCCGAACATATCCTGCGCGCGCTGGAAAAGGTCACGCTGGACGACAAGTACGCGCTCGAGCACGGCCGTGCCTTCATGAGCGGCGTGCAGGCCCTGGTGCGCCTGCCGATGCTGCAGCGCACGCGCGATGCGATGGCGGGGCTCAACACCGCGGGCTTTGTGTCGGGCTACCGCGGCTCGCCGCTGGGTGGCTACGACCAGGCCCTGCAGGCGGCCAAGAAGCATCTGGCCAAGCAGAACATCGTGTTCCAGCCGGGCGTCAACGAGGAGCTTGGCGCGACGGCCGTCTGGGGCACGCAGCAGCTCGACCTGTTCCCCGAGAAGAACAAGTTCGACGGCGTGTTCGGCATCTGGTACGGCAAGGGCCCGGGCGTGGACCGCAGCATCGACGTCTTCAAGCACGCCAATATGGCCGGCACCGCCAAGCATGGCGGCGTGATCGCGGTGGCGGGCGACGACCACATCGCCAAGAGCTCCACCGCCGCGCACCAGAGCGACCACGTCTTCAAGGCCGCCGGCTTCCCGGTGTTCTTCCCCTCCAGCGTGCAGGACATCCTGGACATGGGCCTGCACGCGATCGCGATGAGCCGCTTCTCGGGCCTGTGGTCGGGCATGAAGACGATCCAGGAGATCGTCGAATCCTCGGCCTCGGTGAGCGTGGACCCGGACCGCGTCAAGATCATCATCCCCACCGACTTCCCCATGCCCGAGGGCGGCCTGCACATCCGCTGGCCCGACCCGCCGCTGGACCAGGAAGCGCGCATGATGGACCACAAGTGGTACGCCGCCCTGGCCTATGTGCGCGCCAATAAGCTCAACTACAACGTCATCGAGAGCAAGCAGGACCGCTTCGGCCTGATCGCCTCGGGCAAGGCCTACAACGACACGCGCCAGGCGCTGCACGACCTGGGCCTCGACGACGACACCTGCCGCCGCCTCGGCATCCGCCTGCACAAGGTCAATGTGGTGTGGCCGCTGGAGGCCTCGATCACGCGCGACTTCGCCGACGGCCTGCAGGAAATCCTGGTGGTGGAAGAGAAGCGCCAGGTCATCGAGTACCAGGTGAAGGAACAGCTCTACAACTGGCGCCCCGACGTGCGCCCGCATGTGCTGGGCAAGTTCGACGACGACGCCGAGGGCGGCATGGGTGGCGAATGGGGCCTGCCCAACCCGAGCAAGAACTGGCTGCTGCGCCCGCAGGCCGACCTGACGCCGGCCATCATCGCGCGCGCCATTGCCAAGCGCCTGAAGAAGCTGGGCGTGGACGCCGAGGTGGCGGCGCGCCTGGATGCACGCGTGGCCATCATCGATGCCAAGGAAAACGCGCTCAAGGCCGAGGCCCAGACCGCCGGCGGCGCGGATCGCACGCCCTGGTTCTGCAGCGGCTGCCCACACAACACCAGCACCCGCGTGCCCGAGGGCTCGCGCGCCGTGGCCGGCATCGGCTGCCACTACATGGTGAGCTGGATGCCCGGGCGCAACACCGCCACCTTCACCCAGATGGGTGGCGAGGGCGTGCCCTGGGTGGGCCAGTCGGCCTTCACCAACGAGAAGCACATCTTCGCCAACCTCGGCGATGGCACCTACTTCCACAGCGGCCTGCTGGCGATCCGCCAGAGCATTGCCGCCGGTGTGAACATCACCTACAAGGTGCTCTACAACGACGCCGTGGCGATGACCGGCGGCCAGCAGGTGGGTGAGCGCGCCGAGGGCCACACGGTGCTTCAGATCATGCAGAGCCTCACCTCCGAGGGCGTGGCCAAGCTGGTGATCGTGACCGACGAGCCGAGCAAGTACAACGGCGTCTCGCTGCTCGCCGGCGTGACCGTGCACCACCGCGACGAGCTGGACGCGATCCAGCGCCAGTTCCGCGAGATCCCCGGCACCACGGCCATCATCTACGACCAGACCTGCGCCACCGAGAAGCGCCGCCGCCGCAAGCGCGGCAAGCTGGTGGATCCGGCCAAGCGTGTCGTCATCAACGAGCTGGTGTGCGAGGGCTGCGGCGATTGCTCGGTGCAATCCAACTGCCTGTCGGTCGAGCCGCTGGAGACCGACTTCGGCCGCAAGCGCCAGATCAACCAGAACACCTGCAACAAGGACTACTCCTGCGTGAAGGGCTTCTGCCCCAGCTTCGTCACCGTCGAGGGCGGCGAGCTGAAGAAGCCCAAGAAGGAAAGCCGTCGCAGCCCCTTCGATACCGCGCTGCCGGCCATCCCCCTGCCCAATGTGCCTAACGCCGACAAGGCGTGGGGCATCGTGGTGGCGGGCGTGGGCGGCACCGGCGTGATCACCATCGGCCAGCTGCTGGGCATGGCCGCGCACCTGGAAGGCAAGGGCGTGATCACCCAGGACGCGGCCGGTCTGGCGCAAAAGGGTGGCGCCACCTGGAGCCATATCCAGATCGCCAACCATGCGGACGACATCCACTGCACCAAGGTCGGCACCGCCGAGGCGGATCTGGTGATCGCCTGCGATTCCATCGTCGCCGCCAACAAGGCCTCGCTGGCCGTGATGCGCGAGGGCCGCACCTTTGTGGCCCTGAACACGCATGGCTCGCCCACCGCCACGCTGGTGAACAACGCCGACTGGAGCTTCCCCGGCGCCGCCTGCGAGGCCGCCGTCGGCAAGGCCGTGGGCCAGCAAGGGTTGGGCATGTTCGACGCCGAGGAAGTGGCCGTCAAGCTGCTGGGCGACTCGCTCTACACCAACCCGCTGATGCTGGGCTACGCCTGGCAGAAGGGCCGCGTGCCGCTGAGCTACCAGGCGCTGATGCGCGCCATCGAGCTCAACAACGTGCAGATCGACAACAACAAGGCCGCTTTCGAATGGGGCCGCCGTTGCGCCGTCGATCTGGCCGCGGTGCAGGGCCTGTACGCCGCCACCCAGGTCATCAACATCATCAAGCGCCCCGGCGTGGATGAGCTGGTGGCCAAGCGCGTCGAGTTCCTCACCGACTACCAGAACGCCGCCTATGCCGAGCAGTACAAGGCCTTCGTCGAGAAGGTGCGCGCGGTCGAGGGCAAGCTGAACAGCACCAAGCTGACCGAGGCGGTGGCCCGCTACCTCTTCAAGCTGATGGCCTACAAGGACGAGTACGAGGTGGCACGCCTGCACACCGACGCCAAGTTCCTCAACAAGATCGCGGCCCAGTTCGAAGGCGACTACAAGCTGGTGCACCACCTGGCCCCGCCGCTGCTGGCCAAGAAGAACGAGAAGGGCGAGCTGGTCAAGCAGCAGATGGGTGCCTGGGTGCGCCCCGCATTTGGCATCCTCGCCAAGCTCAAGGGTCTGCGCGGCACGGCGCTGGACATCTTCGGCCGCACCGAGGAGCGCAAGATGGAGCGCGCGCTCATCGGCGAGTACCGCGAGAGCATCGAGGCCATCCTGGCCAAGGGCCTGACGGCCGAGCGCCTCGCCCTGGCCACCGAGATCGCCCGCATCCCCGAGGAGATCCGCGGCTATGGCCATGTGAAGGAGCGCCATCTGCATGCCGCCAAGGCCAAGTGGCAAACGCTGATGGGGCAGTGGCGCGCGGCGTAA
- a CDS encoding Lrp/AsnC family transcriptional regulator produces MRKAAAAPEAEEAGAQGESLDRWHIAILAELQRDARLSNAELAARIGLSAAPTWRRVRWLEEQGFITGYRAEIDRRKVGLGVLAFVRLDADRNNGASTKPLEDAIRELPEVISCHYISGAGTFELQVLATDLDAFSRFSIDTLLNLPNVKDMHTSFSLGEVKAGGMTPLAQLKG; encoded by the coding sequence ATGAGGAAGGCGGCCGCGGCCCCCGAGGCCGAGGAGGCGGGCGCCCAGGGCGAGAGCCTGGACCGCTGGCACATCGCCATCCTGGCCGAGCTGCAGCGCGATGCGCGGCTCTCCAATGCCGAGCTGGCGGCGCGCATCGGGCTCTCGGCCGCGCCCACCTGGCGGCGCGTGCGCTGGCTGGAGGAGCAGGGCTTCATCACCGGCTACCGCGCCGAGATCGACCGCCGCAAGGTGGGCCTGGGCGTGCTGGCCTTCGTGCGCCTGGACGCCGACCGCAACAACGGCGCCTCCACCAAGCCGCTGGAGGATGCGATCCGCGAGCTGCCCGAGGTGATCTCCTGCCACTACATCTCGGGCGCCGGCACCTTCGAGCTGCAGGTGCTGGCCACCGACCTCGACGCCTTCTCGCGCTTTTCCATCGACACCCTGCTGAACCTGCCCAATGTGAAGGACATGCACACCAGCTTCTCGCTGGGCGAGGTCAAGGCCGGCGGCATGACGCCGCTGGCGCAGCTGAAGGGATGA
- a CDS encoding SRPBCC family protein: MSEPTQTVRLQRVLRSPPERVYRAFLDASAMSKWLPPHGFTGQVHEMDARVGGSYRMSFTHFGSGHTHAFGGRYLELRPHELIRYTAVFDDPNLAGEMQTTVTLRQVFCGTVMEVVQEGIPAQIPAEACYLGWQESLTLLTQLVEAEIPG, encoded by the coding sequence ATGAGCGAACCCACCCAAACCGTGCGCCTGCAGCGCGTGCTGCGCAGCCCGCCGGAGCGCGTCTACCGCGCCTTTCTGGACGCCAGCGCGATGAGCAAATGGCTGCCGCCGCATGGCTTCACCGGCCAGGTGCATGAGATGGATGCGCGCGTGGGCGGCAGCTATCGCATGTCCTTCACCCACTTCGGCAGCGGCCACACGCATGCCTTCGGCGGCCGCTACCTGGAGCTGCGGCCGCATGAGCTGATCCGCTACACGGCGGTGTTCGACGACCCGAACCTGGCCGGCGAGATGCAGACCACGGTGACGCTGCGCCAGGTCTTCTGCGGCACGGTGATGGAGGTGGTGCAGGAGGGCATACCGGCGCAGATCCCGGCCGAGGCCTGCTATCTCGGCTGGCAGGAATCGCTCACCCTGCTGACGCAGCTGGTGGAGGCGGAGATCCCGGGATGA
- a CDS encoding helix-turn-helix domain-containing protein, translating to MAEPGLPLYPSGADLAALERQLAAAEPAQRAAAGSALAWALRQRDSARAQRLVEEALAQLSAAAGTASIADWRLQIRLALTGSEIAALFGRLESAEEQLAHARAWLAEHPDPLASGDALLAEAGVAKARGQRERELDAYRRAAAVYAEARLLERQALAEAWSAYEGAFGDPGGAQPAGVGIDAAGDALWSAARALRLSRREPAEAAALFLHASEQAQRVGLLRLALICVINAGTALQGLGETDDAVACFDLAERVAQQTGWPTLLGAIQTRLAALFNELGRLEEAHELASASLRSLAATPGGINRANACAELSRNLLLQGRGVEAVAPMDEAIRMYREAQSTDNLALCLIHQSRALAAAGRPDAALAAIAEARELIAAHGFTALTLGVYEALAEIHRRHRLPPPAEMRAATPALHYSLAALHEGQQIPGWKPLAPLYIELADDCAAAQDWPAAFGHARKAIELLQQQRQPASGQAPGARRVAEAPLALLSDEGGLWRPAFATPLGDADAAAAALQMTPRERAILALLARSYSNKEIAQALAIGDETVKWHLKKVYAKLQAGTRKHAVSRARALGLIGS from the coding sequence ATGGCTGAGCCCGGCCTGCCGCTGTATCCCTCGGGCGCGGACCTTGCTGCGCTGGAGCGGCAGCTGGCGGCGGCGGAACCGGCGCAGCGCGCCGCGGCGGGCAGTGCCCTGGCCTGGGCGCTGCGGCAGCGCGACAGTGCGCGCGCCCAGCGCCTGGTAGAGGAGGCGCTGGCGCAACTGAGCGCCGCGGCCGGCACGGCCAGCATCGCGGATTGGCGCTTGCAGATCCGGCTGGCGCTCACGGGCAGCGAGATCGCGGCCCTGTTCGGGCGCCTGGAGTCGGCCGAGGAGCAGCTGGCGCACGCCCGCGCCTGGCTGGCCGAGCACCCCGATCCGCTGGCCAGCGGCGATGCGCTGCTGGCCGAGGCCGGCGTGGCCAAGGCGCGCGGCCAGCGCGAGCGCGAGCTCGACGCTTACCGGCGTGCCGCGGCCGTCTATGCCGAGGCGCGCCTGCTTGAGCGCCAGGCGCTGGCCGAGGCCTGGTCCGCCTACGAGGGCGCGTTCGGCGATCCCGGCGGCGCCCAGCCCGCCGGCGTGGGCATCGATGCGGCCGGCGATGCGCTGTGGAGCGCGGCACGCGCGCTGCGCCTGTCGCGGCGCGAGCCGGCCGAGGCGGCGGCGCTGTTCCTGCATGCCAGCGAGCAGGCCCAGCGGGTGGGCCTGCTGCGCCTGGCGCTGATCTGCGTCATCAACGCCGGCACGGCGCTGCAGGGCCTGGGCGAGACCGACGATGCGGTGGCCTGTTTCGACCTGGCCGAACGCGTCGCCCAACAGACCGGCTGGCCGACCCTGCTGGGCGCCATCCAGACGCGCTTGGCGGCGCTCTTCAACGAACTCGGCCGGCTGGAGGAGGCGCATGAACTGGCCAGCGCCTCGTTGCGCTCGCTGGCCGCCACGCCGGGCGGCATCAACCGCGCCAATGCCTGCGCCGAGCTGTCGCGCAACCTGCTGCTGCAGGGGCGCGGCGTCGAGGCGGTGGCGCCGATGGACGAGGCCATCCGCATGTACCGCGAGGCGCAGTCGACCGACAACCTCGCCCTGTGCCTGATCCATCAATCGCGCGCGCTGGCGGCGGCGGGCCGGCCCGACGCGGCGCTGGCGGCGATTGCCGAGGCCCGGGAGCTGATCGCCGCGCATGGCTTCACGGCCCTGACCCTGGGCGTGTACGAGGCGCTGGCGGAGATCCATCGCCGCCACCGCCTGCCGCCTCCGGCCGAGATGCGGGCAGCCACGCCGGCGCTGCACTATTCGCTGGCCGCGCTGCACGAGGGGCAGCAGATCCCCGGCTGGAAGCCGCTCGCCCCGCTCTACATCGAGCTGGCCGACGATTGCGCGGCCGCGCAAGACTGGCCCGCCGCCTTCGGCCATGCGCGCAAGGCCATCGAGCTGCTGCAGCAGCAGCGCCAGCCGGCCAGCGGCCAGGCGCCGGGTGCGCGCCGCGTGGCCGAGGCGCCGCTGGCACTGCTGTCGGATGAGGGCGGCCTGTGGCGCCCGGCCTTTGCCACCCCGCTGGGCGACGCGGACGCCGCGGCCGCGGCGCTGCAGATGACGCCGCGCGAGCGCGCCATCCTGGCCTTGCTGGCGCGCAGCTATTCGAACAAGGAGATCGCCCAGGCCTTGGCGATCGGCGACGAAACGGTCAAGTGGCACCTGAAGAAGGTCTACGCCAAGCTGCAGGCCGGCACGCGCAAGCATGCGGTGAGCCGCGCCCGGGCGCTGGGCCTGATCGGCTCCTGA